Proteins encoded within one genomic window of Candidatus Woesearchaeota archaeon:
- a CDS encoding Lrp/AsnC family transcriptional regulator, which translates to MKINKMTPDRIDRKILNLLLQDSRSSYRDIAKKVDVSVVTVMNRIKRLEADGIIRQYTAFLDYDKIGYDITVIVELRVEKGRLFQVEKRLAGIPNVVAVYDITGHFDVLVIAKFRNRKSLDVFLKQIQSYDFVQRTETKLVLNIMKERFLDI; encoded by the coding sequence GTGAAGATTAACAAAATGACACCGGACAGGATTGACAGGAAGATACTTAATCTGCTTCTTCAGGATTCCAGGAGCAGTTACAGGGACATTGCAAAGAAGGTTGATGTCTCAGTAGTGACTGTGATGAACAGGATAAAGAGACTGGAAGCTGATGGGATTATCAGGCAATACACCGCTTTTCTGGACTATGACAAGATCGGATATGATATCACTGTGATTGTCGAACTGCGGGTTGAGAAAGGCAGGCTTTTCCAGGTTGAGAAGAGGCTCGCTGGCATCCCGAATGTCGTGGCAGTCTATGATATCACAGGTCATTTTGATGTGCTTGTCATTGCAAAGTTCAGGAACAGGAAATCGCTGGATGTTTTCCTCAAGCAGATCCAGTCTTATGATTTTGTGCAGAGGACAGAAACAAAGCTGGTTCTCAATATAATGAAAGAGAGATTCCTGGACATCTGA
- a CDS encoding hypoxanthine phosphoribosyltransferase produces MSIYKPLMISDFSQAVHVPMDGIIAVRECLPEIDEDVDRILISPACLDARIKALADQIRDHYHDHGELVMITLLDGARPFSDALQRCIGDIPGTNVRRDTLRVKSYDGTASTGRYEVLKHLDIDIKGKHALVIEDIIDTGGTLVFVNDYLRRKDPGSIQWAALLDKKVRPQMPRIKADFTGFIIPHEFVIGFGLDKDDDYRDLPYVGVYGG; encoded by the coding sequence ATGTCAATATACAAACCGCTTATGATCTCTGATTTTTCTCAGGCAGTTCATGTACCAATGGATGGCATAATCGCAGTCAGAGAATGCCTGCCGGAGATTGATGAGGATGTTGATAGGATTCTCATCTCTCCTGCTTGTCTTGATGCAAGGATCAAGGCTCTTGCAGATCAGATAAGGGATCATTATCATGATCATGGCGAACTGGTCATGATTACATTGCTTGACGGGGCCAGGCCTTTTTCAGATGCTCTTCAGAGATGCATCGGGGATATCCCGGGAACCAATGTCAGAAGGGACACTTTGAGGGTCAAGTCATATGATGGCACTGCCTCTACTGGAAGATATGAGGTGCTTAAGCATCTTGATATTGATATCAAGGGGAAGCATGCATTGGTGATTGAGGATATCATAGACACTGGAGGCACCTTGGTGTTTGTCAATGATTATCTTCGGAGAAAGGATCCGGGTTCAATACAATGGGCAGCTCTTCTCGACAAGAAGGTTAGGCCTCAGATGCCGAGGATAAAAGCTGACTTCACTGGTTTCATAATACCCCACGAGTTTGTCATCGGCTTCGGCCTTGACAAGGATGATGATTATCGCGATCTACCGTATGTCGGGGTCTATGGTGGTTAG
- a CDS encoding tRNA uridine(34) 5-carboxymethylaminomethyl modification radical SAM/GNAT enzyme Elp3, producing MAVQDYFFGELIEYIKRNRPDKDQLMKEKVKLCSKYHIKDIPTDIRIYMNAMKEDAHIIRKYLITKPTRTISGVSVVAIMTKPAKCPHGRCIFCPGGTESFFGDVPQSYTGREPATMRAIRANFDPYLQVFNRLEQYVVLGQMPEKIELIVMGGTFPSMPIRYQDEFIAYAYKAMNDFSQVFGDRFDLERFKVFFELPADVNSPGRTLKIQEKILKMKGKAVLGKEQSRNERSAVRCVGLTIETRPDYGRLKHGNQMLKLGCTRVELGVQTTREKFLVSSERGHTLKDSVDSIRILKDLGFKLNFHFMLGLPGSDQGTDLEMLRELFSDPGFRPDMLKIYPCMVMPGTRLYDLYLAKKYKPITTGEAVDIIASFKGFVPEYCRIMRVQRDIPTNVTKAGVDRTNLRQYVVDEMKDRGTRCRCIRCREAGRAARIGRISIMSREYDSSGGKEFFISAEDKKNDVLVGFCRMRFPSGSERKEITKDAALIRELHVYGTQLRLGKRSGSSMQHKGYGQRLLRKAEDLAKRHGKKKIVVISGVGAREYYKKLGYRRQGPYMVRYIH from the coding sequence ATGGCAGTCCAGGACTACTTTTTTGGAGAATTGATTGAGTATATCAAGAGGAATAGGCCTGACAAGGATCAGCTGATGAAAGAGAAGGTCAAGCTCTGCTCAAAATATCACATCAAGGATATTCCTACTGATATCCGGATATACATGAATGCGATGAAAGAAGATGCCCACATCATCAGGAAGTATTTGATCACCAAGCCGACAAGAACCATTTCAGGGGTCTCGGTTGTGGCAATAATGACAAAGCCGGCAAAGTGCCCTCATGGCAGATGCATCTTCTGCCCTGGAGGCACTGAATCTTTTTTCGGTGATGTACCCCAGTCTTATACTGGCAGGGAACCGGCGACAATGCGCGCCATCAGGGCAAATTTTGATCCATATCTGCAGGTATTCAATCGTCTTGAGCAGTATGTCGTCCTCGGCCAGATGCCGGAGAAGATTGAGCTGATTGTCATGGGAGGCACTTTCCCATCGATGCCTATAAGGTATCAGGATGAGTTCATCGCCTATGCATACAAGGCCATGAATGATTTCTCTCAGGTTTTTGGAGACAGGTTTGATCTTGAGAGGTTCAAGGTATTCTTTGAGCTGCCGGCTGATGTCAATAGCCCTGGACGCACTCTGAAGATCCAGGAGAAGATCCTGAAGATGAAAGGCAAGGCAGTTCTTGGGAAGGAGCAGTCAAGGAATGAGAGATCTGCAGTGAGATGTGTCGGCCTGACTATCGAGACAAGGCCGGATTATGGCAGGCTTAAGCATGGCAATCAGATGCTGAAGCTTGGCTGTACACGTGTTGAGCTTGGCGTCCAGACCACAAGAGAGAAATTTTTGGTGAGCAGTGAGAGAGGCCACACGCTCAAGGATTCTGTTGATTCGATCAGGATTCTGAAGGATCTTGGTTTTAAGCTTAATTTCCATTTCATGCTCGGCCTTCCCGGCTCTGATCAGGGAACAGACTTGGAGATGCTCAGAGAGCTCTTCTCAGATCCTGGATTCAGGCCTGATATGTTGAAGATATACCCATGCATGGTGATGCCTGGCACAAGGCTCTATGATCTCTATCTCGCAAAGAAGTACAAGCCGATCACTACAGGAGAAGCAGTCGACATAATAGCTTCTTTCAAGGGATTTGTCCCTGAATACTGCCGGATAATGAGGGTTCAGAGGGATATTCCTACAAATGTCACAAAAGCAGGTGTTGATAGGACCAATCTTCGCCAGTATGTGGTTGACGAGATGAAAGATAGAGGCACCAGATGCCGATGCATAAGATGCAGAGAAGCAGGAAGGGCTGCCAGGATTGGGCGGATCAGCATCATGTCAAGAGAGTATGATTCATCCGGAGGGAAAGAATTCTTCATTTCTGCTGAGGATAAGAAGAATGATGTGCTTGTCGGATTCTGCAGGATGCGGTTTCCTTCAGGATCAGAGAGGAAGGAGATCACAAAAGACGCAGCCTTGATCAGGGAGCTTCATGTCTATGGCACCCAGCTCCGGCTTGGAAAGAGATCCGGTTCATCCATGCAGCATAAGGGATATGGCCAGAGGCTGCTCAGGAAGGCTGAAGATCTGGCAAAGAGGCATGGGAAGAAGAAGATTGTCGTCATCAGCGGTGTCGGTGCCAGGGAGTATTACAAGAAGCTGGGCTACAGGAGGCAAGGGCCTTATATGGTCAGATATATTCATTGA
- the glnA gene encoding type I glutamate--ammonia ligase codes for METRDVLQKIKDDSIEEINLIFTDFLGQIKSVTITSERVPEAFEKGIWFDGSSIEGFTRISESDMYLMPDPSTYNPVAWEQARIAQMMCDIFTPDGKPFEGDPRFILKRAISDANLMGYEYMVGPELEFFLFRNGDKQNPEPIPHDTAGYFDNSTRDQAVLIRREMVKAVTAMGIDVEMSHHEVADGQHEIDFKYGGALETADRVIIMKSAIKSIAQRHGTFASFMPKPIFGINGSGMHVHQSLFDRSGKNIFFDEKDSHKLSDTAKSFISGQFKHIKHITAVTNPTVNSYKRLVPGYEAPVYICWGQKNRSALIRIPRYSPGREQSTRAEIRCPDPSCNPYMAFAMMLWAGLDGIKRKLILDDPQSDDVYKFNYEERVQKGIEMLPGSLHDAVLLFEQGTITDKLGAETKKKYIKAKMKEWDSYRTQVTKWELNTYLPIV; via the coding sequence ATGGAAACAAGAGATGTCCTGCAGAAAATCAAGGATGACAGCATAGAGGAGATCAATCTCATCTTCACTGATTTCCTCGGTCAGATCAAAAGCGTGACCATAACAAGCGAACGGGTGCCTGAAGCATTCGAGAAAGGCATATGGTTCGACGGAAGCTCAATAGAGGGATTCACGAGGATATCTGAGAGCGACATGTATCTCATGCCAGACCCATCCACATACAATCCAGTGGCCTGGGAGCAGGCAAGGATAGCGCAGATGATGTGTGATATCTTCACACCGGATGGAAAGCCTTTTGAGGGCGATCCAAGATTCATCCTCAAACGAGCCATATCAGACGCCAACTTGATGGGATACGAGTACATGGTCGGACCAGAGCTCGAGTTCTTCCTTTTCCGTAACGGTGACAAGCAGAACCCAGAGCCCATACCCCACGATACAGCCGGCTATTTCGACAACAGCACCCGGGATCAAGCTGTTCTGATAAGAAGAGAGATGGTCAAGGCCGTCACTGCGATGGGCATAGATGTCGAGATGAGCCATCACGAAGTCGCAGACGGCCAGCATGAGATAGACTTCAAGTATGGAGGGGCTCTTGAGACCGCAGACAGGGTAATAATCATGAAGTCAGCGATAAAATCCATCGCACAAAGACACGGAACATTCGCATCATTCATGCCGAAACCCATATTCGGAATAAACGGGAGCGGGATGCATGTGCATCAGAGCCTCTTCGACAGATCAGGAAAGAACATATTCTTCGATGAAAAGGACAGCCACAAATTGTCTGACACAGCCAAATCATTCATATCAGGGCAGTTCAAGCATATCAAGCATATCACTGCAGTGACCAACCCGACAGTGAACTCGTACAAACGGCTGGTTCCCGGATATGAAGCTCCAGTCTACATATGCTGGGGGCAGAAGAACAGGAGCGCCCTCATCAGGATACCCCGATACAGCCCCGGAAGAGAGCAGAGCACAAGAGCAGAGATAAGATGCCCGGATCCGAGCTGCAACCCTTACATGGCATTTGCCATGATGCTCTGGGCAGGCCTTGACGGCATCAAAAGGAAACTGATCCTGGATGATCCGCAGAGTGATGACGTATACAAATTCAATTATGAAGAGCGGGTCCAGAAAGGCATCGAGATGCTTCCAGGAAGCCTCCATGATGCGGTGCTGCTTTTCGAGCAAGGCACAATCACTGATAAACTAGGCGCAGAAACCAAGAAAAAATACATCAAAGCCAAGATGAAGGAATGGGATTCATACCGGACTCAAGTAACAAAATGGGAGCTTAACACATATCTCCCCATTGTCTAA